DNA from Daucus carota subsp. sativus chromosome 1, DH1 v3.0, whole genome shotgun sequence:
aaagttaaaattttaaattaaatggaAAATTTGTATCAGAGGATAAgatgaaaattgaaataatgttaaattatgtttgaataattttgtGTTATAATTTCTGaataaactaaagaaaataaGTTTGAGAAATTATTAAtgacaatattaatttttataatataaaatgaccaaaaaaaaaaaagttatgctATGAGCCGTGAGCAACCCAATATCTCCCACCAAAAAGTATGCACCAATATAGGACAAGTCTACAATTTGGACTATCCTGTCATTACTATTTAATTTCTGGTACACTACTGAAAGAAACAAGAATCTGAGATGGAGTTGAAGGAGAACAAGAATCTGAGTTCTGATGAAAAAATAAGTAAGAAAAACACGTACAAGCATGCAGCAGGTTGGCAGGATATGCATGCTTAAGTAAGAACAATAAGCAATTCTGGGCACCAATTTATCAAGGTTCTATTGTATTAAAAATCTTCTTAAAACAATTTATGTTATGTCATGCTGAGCAGGATGAAACAATCCGTGAGGCCATTGAAGATGCTGGATTCAATGCCAGATTGATGGAAGACGAGAACATTGATAAATCCACAAAAGTATGCACAATCTTGATCAAGGGAATGACAAGCACTTCTTGTTCCACTGCTGTTGAGTCCGCTTTACAGGCTCTGCCTGGGGTACTCAAAGCCCAAGTTGCATTATCAACTGAAGAAGCTCAAGTGAGATATGATTCGAAGTTTGTGACTCAAAGTAAGATTTTGGAGACAATAGAAGAAACTGGATTTGAGGCCGTGCTGGTTAGTTCAGGAGAAGATCTTAGCAGAATCGAACTGAAAGTTGATGGAATGGAAACTGATAAGTGTAAGAGAACTATTGAGATTTACCTTAAAGCACTACCAGGAGTTGAAAATGTTGCTATTGATCCTGAGTTGAGTAAGGTTTCTGTTTCCTACAATGCAAGCATGACAGGGCCTAGAAGTTTCATTCAAGTCATTCAGTCGACTGAATCAGGTCGGTACAAGGCATATATATATGCAGAAGGAGAAGGGGGAGGAGGAGGAAGAGATGCACATAAGCGAAAGGAAATCAGACAATATTTTAGATGTTTTTTGTGGAGTTTGATTTTTACTATTCCAATATTCTTGTCATCCATGGTTTTCATGTATATACCTGGTATTAAGCATGCATTAAACAGGAAAGTTGTCAATATGTTGGAGATTGGTGGGCTAATGAGGTGGATACTGGCTACTCCAGTGCAGTTTATCATCGGAAGGAGATTCTACACGGGCTCCTATAAGGCATTAAGACATGGTTCTGCAAACATGGATGTTTTGATTGCGCTGGGAACAAATGCAGCATACTTTTATTCGGTTTACATGGTTCTGAGAGCTGCTAGCTCTCAGCATTTTGAGGCAACGGATTTCTTTGAGACGAGCTCAATGCTTATCTCATTTATCCTCCTTGGGAAATATTTAGAGATTTTGGCCAAAGGAAAGACTTCCGAGGCCATTTCTAAGCTTATGAACTTGGCTCCACATACTGCAACACTGTTAACCATTGATAGTGAAGGAAATGTAGATAATGAGGAAGAAATAGACAGCAGATTAATCCAACGAAATGACATGATTAAGATCCTCCCTGGTGCAAAAGTATCTTCAGATGGCATTGTCGTTTGGGGACAAAGCCACGTGAATGAGAGCATGATCACAGGAGAAGCTCGTTCTGTGGCCAAGAGACAGGGTGACACAGTGATTGGAGGCACTGTGAATGAGAATGGGGTGCTACATATCAAGGCAACTCATGTTGGTTCAGAGAGTGCTCTTGCGCAAATTGTTAGGCTTGTTGAGTCAGCACAGATGGCTAAAGCTCCAGTACAGAAATTTGCTGATCGTATCTCCAAATTTTTTGTGCCTATGGTAAAATATTTGTGACACATTCTAAGTACACGATGCACTTAAATTCAGGTTTTACAACGTTAACAAATCTTGATTTCTGCAGGTTATTACCCTATCTGTTTTCACATGGCTCACTTGGTTTTTAGCTGGCAAATTTAACAGCTATCCAAAATCTTGGATTCCATCCTCCATGGATAGCTTTCAGCTTGCGCTGCAGTTTGGCATTTCTGTCATGGTCATAGCATGTCCGTGTGCTCTTGGTTTGGCGACTCCAACAGCTGTGATGGTCGGAACTGGAGTTGGTGCCACTCAAGGGATTCTGATCAAAGGTGGCCAGGCCCTAGAGAGTGCTCATAAGGTATGAATTATACAGTAAAGTGGGAGAATTGTTTAACCAATAAACCAACAAATTAAGCTACTTGACACTTACCATCATCGTTCAGGTGAACTGTATTGTCTTTGACAAGACTGGGACTCTAACAATGGGCAAGCCGCAGGTAGTTGACACAAAACTTCTAAGAAACATGGTTCTTGGAGAATTTTACGAGCTGATCGCTGCAGCTGAGGTGAATTCTTGGTTTTTAGGgcttatattttttgtttcctTCGGCCTAAGAATTCATATTACCAAAAAATACTATATTCTGCAACAAAATTGCAGAATAGGCATTGGTCTGTGAAATGGATGTCGTCTAGATCTAGCAAATAGCTTTTAAGCATATGAACATATCCATAAGTACTGTTGTGATGAACTTGTATCAGGTAAACAGCGAGCACCCTTTGGCCAAGGCGATTGTAGAGTATGCTAAGAACTTTAGAGAGGATGGGGAAAATCCTGTCTGGCCAGAAGCTCGAGACTTTGAATCTATTACTGGACAGGGTGTGAAAGCTGTAGTTCGTAATAAAGAAATAAACGTGGGAAACAAGAGCTTGATGTTGGATCTCAACATCAGTATTCCAATTGATGCAGAGGAACTGCTTGCAGAAGCTGAAGAAATGGCTCAAACTGGGATTCTTGTGTCAATAGATGGGCAATTGACTGGAGTTATTGCCATATCTGATCCATTAAAGCCTAGTGCTCGGGAAGTCATATCGATTCTCAAATCAATGAATGTCAAGAGTATTATGGTGACAGGTGATAACTGGGGAACTGCCAGGTCTATAGCGAAGGAAGTTGGGATTGATACAGTCATTGCAGAAGCAAGACCGGAGTACAAAGCTGAAAAGGTGAAGGAACTACAGGTAATATAGTTTTGAGGATTCGTTGAAAGGCTAGTGGCAACGCTTTTCCCCCATCATCCATCCTTTCAGTAACTGATACAACCGTTGTGTGTATAACTTGTTGCAGGCTTCTGGATATACTGTGGCAATGGTAGGAGATGGAATTAATGATTCACCAGCCCTCGTGGCTGCTGATGTTGGAATGGCAATTGGCGCGGGTACAGACATTGCCATCGAGGCAGCTGACATTGTTCTAATGAAAAGCAACTTGGAGGATGTGATTACTGCCATTGACCTTTCGAGGAAAACCTTTACTAGAATCCGACTGAACTACATATGGGCCTTAGGCTACAATCTTCTAGGAATTCCTATTGCTGCTGGTGTCCTTTTCCCGTCTACTGGATTCCGCTTGCCACCCTGGATAGCGGGAGCTGCAATGGCAGCATCATCAGTCAGTGTGGTTTGCTGTTCTCTTCTGTTAAAGTACTACAGAAGGCCCATGGAGTTGGAGTCACTTGAGATTGGCGAAATAACTGTTGAGTGACACAACTTGTTTTAACTGGAACTGTTTCCTTACTGTTTTTAAGCTTTAAGTCTGTGATATAAGTTAATTTTATGCTTTTTCTGTACAAGTGGAATTGTTGCGAATAATAAGACTGTTACGCTAAGAAGCAAAGTTACATCTTTCATACTTCTTCTCGGCAAATTAAGCCACTGTCCACTGATACCAGTTACAATTGATAAACgggattaaattaaaaatcagaaCAAGATAAACTCAACTCCTCCAGCAGCAGCAAGCAGAGTCCATGGCAACATATATCATGCATGTGCCCTGTGGCATGTGCAGCTCGGCTGAACCTAAATAAACTAGCTTAGCAATGTCCTAATATAGTTGCCACATTTCTCCCTATCTCATCTTTTGTTTCTGCACAAATCGGAAGATCTCCTATGTACATGTCAAAGAAAGCTCCTGAACATTTTAGATTGTCACATCAGATTTTTGACATTTTTCAAGTACTACTTTTTGTCATATGATTCCGCAAGCCACATGGGTTCCTATGTCTACTTAGACTCTTGAAGAACAAAGATGTAAAACAGGTAAACTAGTAgaacataaaatttttttaacgGAAATGAGTAACTTACTACACAAATCCCTGCTATGAACTGCTCCAATCTGGTGGCCTCCAACTGCATATGTTTAGCATATGTTGATTTAAGGACGCAATGCAAATGAGACTCTGTTTATGCTGTAAATCTAATAACGAAAGCAAACAGACGCCTGATATGAGGAACTTACTTTCGGTGATTAAATGACCATCCACTGTTCTCCTAATATATATAGTTGTTCCCTGAAAAGTGTAAACTACAAGTGAGATACCCTTTTACCTTACAAATAAGGAGGAAATTAACAGGAACTGAAACAATTACCGCGCATATAGGATAATCTTGTGAGAAAAGAGAACCAAATTTTTTGAGGCAGTCTAAATCATTGTTGGGGTTTGTCTAGAAATCAATCAGAAGATATTCATAAGTTGGCAACCATAATTCCAAGAACATAGTTAAAAAATTTAGGAGCATATGCCTTACCTTCATCAATCGAGCTCGAAGGGATTTTTCAAAAGCACTGCAAGAAACACGAGAATATAGAAGAGATTAGATCCTATCTCCTACTCAAACAAGGTGAACCAGTAAAGAATAAACCTATTATGGTATAAATTTAGAAATCACCTTTCTTTCTAAATCCTAGTTCTTAATTTAGGTCTAGGCTTTTAATGCGAGAGCTTTAATAATGTAaacttttaatataatatataacaaaaatcaCAAGAAACACATAGATCACGATTGACAATCACTAAAAAGTGAAAACACATCAATTTATTTTGAAGAATGAGGGCTTGAAATTATTCTAACTTTATATTATCAAAAGGTCTGTGGTAAGTTGGACTTTAAAACAATGCTCAAATTCTGTGTCTCTAAATTAAACTGGAATCAACTGGGTATATAAACACATGATATAAAAGAACATAGCCACACatatagattgaatttgaaagtaAAACTAATAGCAGTCCCCTAGTCAAATAATTGAACTGGTTGAATTTTGGTAATATACAAGTTAAATCCCACCCGGAGAAAGAAAATTTCACTTACTTTTTAACTGTACTAATTTTTATCCCGTTGACACTAACCACAAGTCTAACTGTCATGCCAATATCCTCCCTGTAGCAACAACATCAAGGATTTCTGATGAGAACAATGTGAAGCAGCATATAATTTGTTGGAAATAAATGCAAATGAGAAAGAAATTCCAGCTCCTACAACAGTTAGCAATGAGATATATGGTAATACACCACACATGATCTAGTAGAGGTCCTCGGCAAGATCTACAAATATCTTAATTTTTTCACCTAAAACCCAAGGACTATTCTATACTGTCTTCAGTTCACTCAACTTTATTAAAACAGACGATAGAGATTTATCAACCAAgattgaaattttcgggaaagGAAGTGCTTACTTTTTAACCAAGAGATCTGCATTGAAAGTGGAAATTTCGGCACTGCCTATGTTTTTCAACTTTTATTAAGAAGCAATATTGGGTAACGAAGAACAAATTTCTTTTAGTACCTGAGAAGATCCTGATAGAGGCTATGACGTTTATCTAATTCGCAAGCTGCGATAGAAGAGTAGCTTGAACCCAATTTCTCACATACATCACAAGGATGTACAtctataaattaaaagaaagaaGTAATTAGTTGGTGAAGAAACCTTTAATTCTGATACAAAATGGAAGAATCAACCAATAAACTACTTACAGAAACCAAATGCATAGACCTTCAAAGACTTGATCTTAATTATTTTCATCGTTTTGGATCCAGTTCCAACAAGAACCTTTAGTGCAaggtaaaaaattatataaggaTTGAAAGAAAATTTTGGTATCATAACAGGGATACAGTGAGCATGGTTAATTGTTAAATGTATGATTATAAGAGTCTTGCACATGCACATTCTGGTCTAATTTCTTTGTCTTTGGCAGAATGATGTTCATCTTTGTTACCACTAAGGCGCATCAAGTAAAATGATAGTATAATTCCTTGTTGGTGAAGCGCAGTTCAAATCAAGATGATAGAATAATccataaaataagaaaagaacatgcaaatttaatattaacctCTGACAGCCCGGTATAGTTGGTCTCATGGGCCGAATAGTCGTCCAATATAGCCGGGAACTCAATGCCAGTACTTGGCTCCACTATATGTCTAGAACCATTTATTTTTCCATTGAAGCAAATATCATCACATCCCTGATGCTCAACTTTGCTGGGACTCTGATCTGTGCAACCCTGCATATGTGCAGTTTCCTTTTCCATCTGAACATACAACTCATTCTCCGGTTTCATGGACACTTTGTCTAATGATGGTACCAAAGCTGCAGCTAATGAGAGCATAGAAATCGACTGAAGCTCTCCCGGGGGGTGTTCGCACAGTTTTCCTAGACTGGAATTTGTAAACTTGTAAAGTACAGGGATAAAACTTTTTCCTGTTAATCTGAAAGTACGGCCCAGTATTGAGATATTATGTCTTGCAGAGGCAATGTAATTTACTCGTGCATAAGATTTACAGCTTCTTGTATATGAACCAAAAGGCTCGCCTGGTGAGCGGAGATTACTATCAAAATTTGACTTGCCAGCAAAGCACAACAGCATTGCGCTGCTATACTTTGACATACAGTTGAAAGCATCTCGGATTGCCATACTTCCAGACATGTAAAGGTATCCCGAATGCTGAAGTGAATTGTCTACAAATGAACTAATTTGGGACAACAGATAGGGGTGCACAAGTGGTTCTGGAGGATACGCAGA
Protein-coding regions in this window:
- the LOC108202947 gene encoding probable copper-transporting ATPase HMA5 gives rise to the protein MAARLLSLACIGQKKYGDLSPTPHYPSMPKGVTPEHEKLLRGSESVALYSVVGMTCSACAASIEKAVKRLPGIKDAAVDVLNNRAQVLFYPSLVDDETIREAIEDAGFNARLMEDENIDKSTKVCTILIKGMTSTSCSTAVESALQALPGVLKAQVALSTEEAQVRYDSKFVTQSKILETIEETGFEAVLVSSGEDLSRIELKVDGMETDKCKRTIEIYLKALPGVENVAIDPELSKVSVSYNASMTGPRSFIQVIQSTESGRYKAYIYAEGEGGGGGRDAHKRKEIRQYFRCFLWSLIFTIPIFLSSMVFMYIPGIKHALNRKVVNMLEIGGLMRWILATPVQFIIGRRFYTGSYKALRHGSANMDVLIALGTNAAYFYSVYMVLRAASSQHFEATDFFETSSMLISFILLGKYLEILAKGKTSEAISKLMNLAPHTATLLTIDSEGNVDNEEEIDSRLIQRNDMIKILPGAKVSSDGIVVWGQSHVNESMITGEARSVAKRQGDTVIGGTVNENGVLHIKATHVGSESALAQIVRLVESAQMAKAPVQKFADRISKFFVPMVITLSVFTWLTWFLAGKFNSYPKSWIPSSMDSFQLALQFGISVMVIACPCALGLATPTAVMVGTGVGATQGILIKGGQALESAHKVNCIVFDKTGTLTMGKPQVVDTKLLRNMVLGEFYELIAAAEVNSEHPLAKAIVEYAKNFREDGENPVWPEARDFESITGQGVKAVVRNKEINVGNKSLMLDLNISIPIDAEELLAEAEEMAQTGILVSIDGQLTGVIAISDPLKPSAREVISILKSMNVKSIMVTGDNWGTARSIAKEVGIDTVIAEARPEYKAEKVKELQASGYTVAMVGDGINDSPALVAADVGMAIGAGTDIAIEAADIVLMKSNLEDVITAIDLSRKTFTRIRLNYIWALGYNLLGIPIAAGVLFPSTGFRLPPWIAGAAMAASSVSVVCCSLLLKYYRRPMELESLEIGEITVE
- the LOC108203018 gene encoding fatty-acid-binding protein 2 translates to MDLDRWFSSAYPPEPLVHPYLLSQISSFVDNSLQHSGYLYMSGSMAIRDAFNCMSKYSSAMLLCFAGKSNFDSNLRSPGEPFGSYTRSCKSYARVNYIASARHNISILGRTFRLTGKSFIPVLYKFTNSSLGKLCEHPPGELQSISMLSLAAALVPSLDKVSMKPENELYVQMEKETAHMQGCTDQSPSKVEHQGCDDICFNGKINGSRHIVEPSTGIEFPAILDDYSAHETNYTGLSEVLVGTGSKTMKIIKIKSLKVYAFGFYVHPCDVCEKLGSSYSSIAACELDKRHSLYQDLLREDIGMTVRLVVSVNGIKISTVKNAFEKSLRARLMKTNPNNDLDCLKKFGSLFSQDYPICAGTTIYIRRTVDGHLITEIGGHQIGAVHSRDLCRAFFDMYIGDLPICAETKDEIGRNVATILGHC